The following are from one region of the Silene latifolia isolate original U9 population chromosome 9, ASM4854445v1, whole genome shotgun sequence genome:
- the LOC141600007 gene encoding uncharacterized protein LOC141600007, protein MAGDDTNTTVSFPRIDPSSPYYLGSQDGPGAKISNIELRHDNYDAWQMSMKMSLKSRRKFGFVDGTIKKPTTQFDLENWEAVHCTIVQWIRNTISPSLLDNVTYGYDASVLWAELESQFAVVDGTKIHNLKTQLKDLKQTKGMSVTTYYGKLKSIWDSLAVHEPPFSCKCNKCECDIGKAAIQRLDNEKLHQFFMGLDTTLYGNIRSQQFQLDPLPTLNRAYNIVLQEERLRSESIPDVSDVSAFALSSANSTSHSKDRAPRRPLFCSHCETRGHEVATCFFKTNRFPEWWGDRPRTLAEYRHYRMTIAGGSCGSGSGAAGSGASGSGSGRDKDGAIPVRANAVMGPTAHSLLASDRLSGMCSWILDTGASNHVTGTLSCLETRKEINGRPVCLPNGQQDRSLRTTIGAGELRDGLYWIRAGTRTAVVNNVTQQAEFPFNSHGATEISSTPMADSISYDEPFDGSLYYDPGTDEAGNSTPTTVETPATETSSSTTGAATDPSSSETGVAVPNETEDAVLGRGRRLRFPNSRLQGYVLDTTHSPSPSPSPPSSPTSSSGTSYHLANYLNCNLFSEKHRNFLAAVTMGVEPPSFKEAIRDDGWCEAMKLEIDALERNDTWELSDLPPNKKALGCRWIYKIKYKSDGSIERLKARLVVFGNHQIEGLDYGETFAPVVKMVTVRIFLAIAAINKWELHQMDVHNAFLHGDLDEEVYMKIPPGFSRGKEGKVCRLKKSLYGLRQAPRCWFAKLTTALKDYGFQQSHSDYSLFSYSQNQVRLFILIYVDDLVIAGNDSSTVAKFKSYLGKCFHMKDLGPLKYFLGLEISRSSEGIYVNQRKYALDIISEVGLLGCKPAQTPMEQHHTLGNATGPLLENTESYRRLVVRLVYLSVTRPDLSYAVHILSRFLHQPREEHMSAALRVVKYLKGSPGQGILLRADSNLNLTGWCDSDYGGCPTSRRSVSGLLLNFGINIKSPMKVFSDSKSALDLARNPVFHERTKHIEIDCHFTRDAIIEGLITAAHVSSTSQLADIFTKALGASQFHTLLRKLGVLDLHAPA, encoded by the exons ATGGCTGGAGACGACACCAACACAACTGTCTCTTTTCCCCGAATTGATCCCTCTAGCCCTTATTATCTCGGATCCCAAGATGGTCCGGGTGCTAAAATCTCAAATATCGAACTTCGTCATGACAACTATGACGCTTGGCAGATGTCAATGAAAATGTCGTTGAAATCACGACGCAAATTTGGATTCGTTGATGGAACAATCAAAAAACCCACCACTCAATTTGATCTTGAAAACTGGGAGGCGGTTCATTGTACCATTGTACAATGGATTCGTAACACGATCTCTCCGTCTTTACTGGATAACGTGACATATGGGTATGATGCCTCAGTTTTATGGGCTGAATTGGAGTCGCAGTTCGCCGTTGTAGACGGTACAAAAATTCACAATCTAAAGACTCAGTTAAAAGATCTCAAGCAAACTAAAGGTATGTCTGTTACCACTTATTATGGTAAATTGAAATCAATTTGGGACTCGCTTGCCGTTCATGAACCACCATTTTCATGCAAATGTAACAAATGCGAGTGCGATATTGGCAAGGCAGCGATTCAGCGTCTTGACAACGAAAAATTACACCAATTCTTTATGGGGCTCGATACGACTTTATACGGTAATATCCGCTCCCAACAATTTCAACTTGATCCCCTACCCACTTTGAATCGTGCTTATAATATCGTACTTCAAGAGGAACGACTTCGTTCCGAGTCTATTCCAGACGTGTCTGATGTCAGTGCCTTTGCACTGTCGTCTGCCAATTCTACTTCCCATTCTAAAGACCGGGCTCCTCGCCGTCCTCTGTTTTGCTCTCACTGTGAGACCCGAGGACATGAAGTTGCGACTTGTTTTTTTAAGACAAATCGCTTCCCTGAGTGGTGGGGTGACAGGCCAAGGACCTTAGCCGAATATCGTCACTACCGAATGACAATTGCAGGAGGTTCGTGTGGGTCTGGTTCGGGTGCTGCTGGTTCGGGTGCCTCTGGTTCCGGGTCTGGTCGGGACAAGGACGGTGCTATCCCTGTTCGTGCCAATGCTGTAATGGGACCTACGGCACATTCCCTTCTTGCATCCGATCGCCTAAGCGGTATGTGTAGTTGGATTCTTGACACCGGAGCTTCCAATCATGTGACGGGTACTTTGTCATGCTTGGAAACTCGCAAAGAAATTAATGGCAGGCCTGTTTGTTTACCAAATGGACAACAG GACCGTTCCTTGAGGACGACGATTGGAGCCGGTGAGTTACGGGATGGACTATATTGGATTCGTGCGGGGACAAGGACTGCGGTGGTGAACAACGTGACCCAACAAG CGGAATtcccgtttaattctcatggggCCACTGAAATATCATCTACTCCTATGGCTGATTCGATCTCCTATGATGAACCCTTTGATGGGTCACTATATTATGACCCGGGTACTGATGAGGCGGGAAATTCGACCCCTACCACGGTTGAGACCCCTGCCACTGAGACGAGCAGCAGCACGACAGGGGCTGCCACTGATCCGAGCAGCAGCGAAACAGGGGTTGCCGTGCCCAATGAAACAGAGGACGCGGTACTTGGCCGAGGTCGTCGCCTTCGCTTTCCAAATTCCCGCCTTCAGGGCTACGTTCTCGATACCACACACAGTCCATCCCCGTCTCCCAGTCCACCGAGCTCTCCCACGTCGTCCTCAGGTACGTCTTATCATTTAGCAAATTACCTCAATTGCAATTTATTCTCGGAGAAACATCGTAATTTTTTGGCAGCTGTAACCATGGGTGTTGAACCACCATCCTTTAAAGAGGCTATCCGGGATGATGGATGGTGCGAAGCTATGAAGCTCGAAATTGATGCTCTTGAACGTAATGACACTTGGGAACTTTCCGACCTTCCACCTAATAAGAAGGCCCTGGGGTGTCGATGGatttataaaatcaaatataaatctgACGGCTCGATCGAACGACTTAAGGCCCGTCTTGTTGTCTTTGGGAATCATCAAATCGAAGGGTTGGATTATGGTGAAACTTTTGCTCCCGTTGTTAAAATGGTCACTGTTCGTATTTTTTTAGCTATTGCAGCTATAAATAAATGGGAGCTTCATCAAATGGATGTCCATAACGCTTTCTTACACGGTGACTTAGACGAGGAAGTCTACATGAAAATTCCTCCCGGTTTCAGTCGTGGTAAAGAAGGCAAAGTGTGTCGTTTAAAAAAGTCGTTGTACGGTCTTCGACAAGCTCCTCGCTGCTGGTTCGCTAAGCTCACAACGGCTCTCAAAGATTATGGGTTCCAACAATCTCATTCCGACTATTCATTATTTTCTTACTCGCAAAACCAGGTTCGACTCTTTATCCTTATTTATGTTGACGATCTGGTTATTGCGGGAAATGATTCTTCCACTGTTGCAAAATTCAAGTCATATTTGGGAAAGTGCTTTCATATGAAGGATTTGGGACCGCTCAAATATTTTTTGGGTCTCGAAATTTCTCGTAGCTCGGAAGGAATTTATGTCAATCAACGAAAATATGCCCTTGACATAATTTCTgaagttggtttattaggatgcAAGCCCGCTCAAACACCCATGGAGCAACATCACACACTTGGTAATGCTACTGGCCCTTTACTCGAAAATACCGAGTCCTATAGAAGACTTGTTGTCCGCCTTGTTTACCTGTCGGTGACTCGCCCCGACTTATCCTATGCAGTCCACATTCTATCTCGTTTTCTTCATCAACCCCGAGAGGAACATATGTCCGCGGCGTTACGAGTTGTCAAATATCTCAAAGGAAGCCCGGGACAAGGCATTCTACTTCGTGCCGATAGTAACTTAAACCTTACGGGATGGTGTGATTCGGATTATGGTGGGTGTCCGACTTCCAGACGATCCGTTTCTG GCCTTCTTCTTAATTTTGGCATCAATATCAAAAGTCCCATGAAGGTTTTCTCTGATAGCAAGTCGGCTCTTGATCTTGCTCGCAACCCCGTCTTTCACGAGCGCACAAAGCACATTGAAATTGACTGCCACTTCACTCGGGATGCTATTATCGAAGGATTAATCACTGCGGCTCATGTGTCTTCTACGTCCCAATTGGCCGATATTTTTACCAAAGCTTTGGGTGCATCTCAATTCCATACTCTTCTCCGCAAGCTTGGCGTTCTCGACCTTCACGCTCCAGCTTGA